cgaacggtccgcgagccagtggctgacggattagcgctcacaataatcctcatatcaccctcgctgctcgccgtagcgggcggcagggccgtagtcctgccgtcacggaacgggaagcagacaaggtggtggctgagtcccgtgggaacacagccacccgtgacacaacgtctgaatcatcaaccgcccgcagtgcgggcaggacgtatccacaacatctgccccagcgtactggaagcagacatcgtgtccgtccccctcctcgatgagtgtgttgcacccacgagaacagcgggacatgccacgctggagaaatttgctcttttagagaaaaaactcgaacacttctggaaacgccgagacgcccaggggaagtcgctgcaggaagggacagtccgctgcaccacatcgtagagccggcagtcttgtagcgaagtctgttgatcatgagcgaaggctccaaagaacaaaaggtgaatgaatgaggcacgccgtctcccttttatacccggatatctgggggcggagtccggcatgcaaatttcattcgccaatttcattggccttttctaaactagtcagaagttgataggttctcaagagcgaaccccatctgtcagctcgacacaacgtcgagagaccaacagaaagggaacacttGGTATCTACTTGTTTaatagttgttttgtttttgatgcTGGGACACATCAATAAAACCCTATTTGTTGCTAGATCCTGAGGAAATTATATCCTGCCCTCCCTTCAGGGGTTGTTGATGCCCAGGAACTGAACCCCCTCTTCTTATCACACCTCTCCCCTCCCCTTCATCTCTTCAGGCCCTGACCACTGGAAATGTCCTTACACATTTCATactgttatatcatttattgtcatGTTATGAAGACTTGATCATCATGTTTGGTATTGTTTTAAAGGTCATGGTGCGATGGGTAAAAAAATCTAGTTCCTTTAAACCTATCGGGGAGACCCACACAGAGCcccgccacacacacacacacacacacacacacacacacacacacacacacacacacacacacacacacacacacacacacacacacacacacacacacgcacacaaaacaagacaagacgATTTAACATGATAACAAGATTATTCATCATGTTTGAAGTCAAACACAAAGCAAGTGCGTAAgagcaaaacaagacaaaacgaGCATTAAAATCGGCGAAAACCACTCAAATATGAGACATTTCTTGtcgtaaaagaaaaaaaagtcacCAGTAAAACGATCAATCCAGTAAGAAATGAATCCCAGAATGCGTTGACTTACTTTGCCATGAGCTTCTGTACATTCTCGGCATATAAATCCGGgttctctttctcttcttctgATGGTGTGTAGACGGGCAGAAACTGAAAGGATTATTGAGAATGTCAGGATTTGATTGGCTCTCGGTCATGTCAATCAATCGCGCAACAGCACCACCTACTTCCACAGTGACGCTGGTGTAGAGCTGAGACATAGTGTGCCACAGAGCTTCAAACCTAAAaatacaacacatttacaacacGACAGAGAATTTCAGATTTTCACCAGGCCTTCAAAAATCCTTCTTACCAAGTCGTTCCCTTCCAAGTCCAACGAACCGTGTCCTGGAAAATAACGAGACGATTATCATCATGCAAATTACAAAGCGGAAACAGCACTGGTGAAAAATCACCATCAATATTTCCTCTGAAAGAACGTGAAACATTTGTTGTTTGTCATGTCACAATTGTTATGTTATTTCAATTGATCATGTTTTACATCACATTATTCAGCATCATCAGTTTGTGTTTGTAGTTTTTAAAGCTCagtgcgcgcgcacacacacagtgaccTTCTGTTATATAAACCGATCTAATTTGATCTTTCCACCCCCTCCGGACCCCCGGACGTCACTCACAGAGTTATTAGGATAGTGCAGTAACACGGGCTGAACTGGAACTCCAGCCAGAAACGCACCTGTCGAGAGAGAAATTTAACACTGAGAATTAACACCGACGTTCAGTGATGTGTAAAGTACCtaagcaatacttgagtaaaagtgcAAATATCTCGCCACAAAATGACTTTGGTAGAAGTGAAAGTAACCTTTTAGAATGTCACTTAAGGATCAAAACTCctatttatattaaatctacttaagtattaaaagtaaagttGACGTAAACGTTGTTAATAAAAATGGTGcttaccagtgttgggtaagttactctgaaaaagtaattaattactagttactaattacacattcgataatgtaattagattactgtacaagttactttcttcaaaaagtatttagttacttattactaattactttctatatcctacatcaaccttgatgagttaagtgattcaaggattgacatgaaacagctctttcaattcattcaaataaataatataaaactacataaagtattattattaattacagatgtgagaattatacgTTAAAGGACATATTTTTAAGTTAGACTtgaattcctcttctgcacacacacatattacacaaagtatttagtttaattacatcagaagtaactgtaattaaattacagaaaaaataagagtaatcccttactttaatttttcaagggaaaagtaattaaattacagtaactaattacttagtaactagttacacccaacactggtgcttacatagaaatgtacaactttgaaaaagctCGGTCTCAAGCTCAGTTGTTTTATCTGTAACAACATGTTGCCAAATGGCTAAACTATCAAAATACaagttcagaaaccacatctttacaacttataactttataaaaggATAGTTCCCTCCCACCCAATATAATCCCTCGAAGAGAACAAAATCAGAACAAATCTGTCCGGCCCttacttctttctttcctctcATTTCCCTCACAGTAACAACGCAGTCATTTCATCATTCATTGAAGCTGAAAAATGATCTGTTTCTCTTTAAAAGCAGCAGCACATTAAAACCTTCTTATTAACCGCTGAGAGCACCTTTTGGCACTTGCACATTGAGCTTTAACCAATGATTACTTCAGCACTGCAGTCATGGTGACCGGATCGCCGACTTGTCTACAGTTCTGTttctatgcttttattttgtagtaacgAACATGCTTAGGGGAAATGTATCCGAGTAAAAGTATACACTTTGTtcaggaaatgtagtggagtaaaagtaaaagtctgcagaaatataaagactcaagtaaagtacagatactaccaAAAAAAtccttaaagtccctgtgaaatgaaaaatgacaatgcctactttttcatgaaatattgcagcgtttatagtaaatagttgatcaatgtgtgtctttttctttttaaaattcatgtaccctcataatcttcagttaaaatctgaaaatgcacttccgccctgaaatgacgatccatctcaaatgacatatgttagacggcttgggcggagcatccgttaactcctccccttcagctgtcagtctgctgccagtttcatttcacaatgcaacggctgtttttacatATCCAATCAAATtggcagtgaaaaacgcaagccacgcccactcattttctcctttgaaattccttttcagtcggaaatgtgtcagaatatggatcgcaacttccggttgaCGGGGACTTTAGGTACTGTTGTACTCCAGTATTTTTAAttcgttacattacaacactgctCATGGCTGACAGATTTATGGTCACGAAAACGTTCAATTTCTGTCCAATCCCATGATTTCTACAGTGAGAAAAGATTGGTTGTTTCATGTTGAGACACAGGTGATGGTCATGAGCCCCACACACACGTACCTGGCTTGAATTTGATCAGCACTCGACCGTTAGTCGTCGTTCCCTCTGGAAACATCAACATCTACACAGAGACAGAAGAGTCAGAAACACAATCCAACACACACCCACCTCGCTCATGTttaatgtgcgtgtgtgtacctGAGGCCAGCGGCCGTCAGACGTGATTCTCTCACGGATCTGTGAAACACATTTCTTTCTGGATTCAGGATCTTTTCTGCTCACCAGGACTGACTGATTAAACTCCAACAAtgctgaaacacacacagacatcacgAGTGCATCAACACATGGCGATTACTGTTGTGAAAACAACTTCAGTGTTCTTTTCTataaaacaagaataaacaaGCATCCTTCTCAACTAAAACTCCAACTGTAAAATCACGAGAAACCCCCCTGGTTAAGCCACGCCCACCGTGCGGctcatctgattggctgttaCTGTCACATGACACAGGCATCCGTCTCTTACCTCCTATCACAGGTAATCGGGCGTTCTCTGAGCGGGACACTACGGTGGGCAGGCCGGTGACGGGCAGCACAAACATGTCCAGAAAAGTGCTGTGAGGAGCCACGGCCAACACCGGAGCATCCTTCAGATCCGCCTGACGTCCCTTCACTTTAATCCACAGGAATCCCACGCAGAAGAAGGCGGCCCGGCTGAGGAACACCATGATGGGATGAAAGAACCACCGACGCCAGCCCCGCACCGGCACCGCCCGCTCCGCCTCCGAGAGACCGGCCAATCGCAGTCGAGCTATGGGCCACATCAGCAGGAAGAAGAGGGTGGTGAGCATGGTGCGGATGGGAAACAGAATCCACCCCAGCAGAATTCcctgagaaaacaaacaaacgacaaaaaaaaaacatacttatAGACgatttcatcttaacaacacaaacaaatgttacttttgtgaccccaactgaacttccggtacacattcacaaacaatggAGCGCCTTTAGGTTacttctgataacaatcaaaagaaacggAGAAGAACTGTtgcttggctaaacttgtctcgccaatattttaaatttagactgcgataccaaactcAACCGCTAGACCAGTATGTACCATACTGTTTCTTTAAAGTCCCCGGAAGTTGCGatagtttttacttctgtatttgatgcatttccgagtgaaatggaatttcgaatgagaaaattagtgggcgtggctttcatctttctctgcgatttgattggatgtataaaagcagccgttgcattttgaaatgaaactggcagcagactgacagctgaaggggaggagttaacggatgctccgcccaagccgtctaatatAATCATCTAAGATGGAAAGTCCTTAcaggacagaagtgcattttcagattttaactgaagattatgagggcacacgaattttaaaaagagaatgagccacattgatcaactatttattataaacgctgcaatatttcatgaaaaagtaggcattgtcatttttcatttcactgggactttaaatgcgATCAAACTACAGGACCAATTCAAcaacatgtttatttaataaaaggagCATACAACAAAagtcaacaaatcgtttatttaatacaattattatacagtacaaaataataatacaaattaatatgaacataaatgaaataaaatataaatagttatattatcagacactagccaaacacaaaccggaagttaactgggggtcaggtgcGCACATCCGATGAAACGCTCTATAGTCAATTATTGGTGGTCTgacaaaacaaatgacaaatgaGAGCAACATCAAACTTTTCTTGTAAAATCAATCTGTCATATTTAGAATAAATTCTCAAGTTGACAGTTTAAACAGATTAGTACCGCAGTCAGAACAGGAGTGAATAACACACATTCTTAAGGAGTTATGTTGTTTCGACCCTGTTCCAGTCTGATCACATCTAGCCTGTGTGAACTGGTTTGctcaaaaaatatgtaaatctgTAAACTGAGACAAGACCATTTCACATGATATTGTCGCAAGAATTGTTGGACAGGACGTGCTAAAGTATTGTTTCATCTGAAAATCCATCACAATGTTTCGTTTAGTTTGAGAGAATCTATAAATCCGATATAATGAGGATGTTTAAAGTCTGAAAgtttaccctgctgaaaaacaaacaaacaatcacaGAAAGCCTCAGgtttttaatggttataatgggaattgttttgcttttgatGGGAACTATGAGGATCTCAGTGGGTTCATttctactggtaatgtgttgaGTTCTGTTGGCGAGATGTTATTTTAAGTTCACACCTACTGGAATAAGATCCATATCACACTACGCACAGGTATTTTCTTCTGGTAAACAGCTGATGGGTcatacccagctaacacagtacgttctgacgacgTCGCCAGTTGGTCTTCAtgtggtcaccgtgacattactttgtgaccacgttctgaggacgtctcggcaacgttccatttcttagaatttttgctaacgttccagaaacgtctgagccacgtcctcaaataacgtcgtgaactgatcccatggagaacgttgtagcgacgtgatgtactggtcttcagattacctggacactggtcatttgattaatgaatctggtcatttctgtttataatgttattacatggaacatttaattacgatcagagtaaaatctgttatattgTCAAAACGAATGTTATTAATCCGACTTTTCACAGCCAataaactggagtttaataacTAAGatacaacatttatttaatgcgCGCGCTTGTCCAGCATGcgcgttctctgttctgcaaagagccgcgcgctcgcattgaaataaaaaatgacaacaacaaaaaatcatgaaatattgcagcgtttattgttaATAGTTTAACGAAGCAACTGTGTTAGCGgagatcatgtttttttgtgtggtgGAAACCAGTTTCAGGGTCAGGGTTTCTTGATACATGTCAAGGGCTTGACAGTGTGGTATTTATACAGAACAAAGGTTATAATGACAACAGGATCATAAACTATCACCATGGTAACAGCTTCCACGATACTATTCAAACAGTATCAAACACAATAGTAAAGTTCTTAGctactgtagtgtttttaaCCTACCCTTACCACAGTATTTGCTCCAGAGGATCAATTCACGTTAGATGACGCAACAGAATACTGTTGTAAACATGAACAATATTTGGTATTCTACAATCTACTATAGTAAATGCAGTACGCTTTCGTGTGAGACGTGTAAGAAACTGTAATACTCATGGTGATTGTTTACACGGAGTGTTAATGTAGTTAGACGTTTGTACATATTTGTCCGATGATGTAGAGAAGGAGAGAACGGAGACGGGTTTTCTTTAAAAGGACATCCAGTTGTGTGCGTCACACACATGGCGCTGCTGAACACGTGAAACTGGATCAGAAGATAGAAATCTTACCCGAATCCTCAGAGCCGCTGTAAGATCCACGGAATGAATGAATGGGTGACGAGTGTGTCCATCATCACAGCTCGACGTCATCACAGCACACACgaagataaacacacacacaatcacaacaAACGCGGAGATCCGGGTGAAGCTACAGTCCAGTGCGCCAAAGATCCCACATCAATCAAACGAAATGCCAGGGATCCTTAGACAAGTAAAAAAGCCGCACTGACGTGCGATCGACCTCCGACATCAAACGAGCTCGCGCAACTCTAACAAACTGATATTTACACTCCCTGTGACCACGCCCCCTACAACGCGGACCCACTCCCTCTGACCACGCCCCCCGCAACACACGACTGCACGAGCAGCGCTGAAAACTCCACCTCTATCTCGCACATTAATCACTGCACACGCCCGTTCTGATAGATGTGGACAACAACGCGATTAAAATCACACTTCAATCACAGTATTCTTTTCAAGTATGCCACTTTCTATACAGCCtactgtggagagagagagagagagagagtcgtagcaagcatgtttgtgtgcaaTAAAACTCAACGCTTATCTGTAGTATGTATTGTGTGAAAATTGAAAACGTTTGCTTAAATTACTACAAGAATTCGAAGTGTGGCGTATTTCTATAAATGTATTCTCAATGATGAAACGCACGTCCCATCCAGTAATCACCGCAGTGGTCTAAAGGCAAAAGCTCGCTCACTTTGACCAAGTGTCTGCTCAGTGCCCGGTGAAGAAACAAACGTCTTGGGCTGGTCCGGCAGGTTTTCTTTCACTGTTATCATGGAGATTAGTTGTTTTCTGGGTGGAGACTTGTTGACATTCCAATGACAGAAACTCCATTTCAGGATTATTTTGATACAGAAGTGGATTTATGTACATAGATGGTCTTCAAGATATGACTTGATGGATCTTTTATAGACGCCCTACACTGACGATCCCATCTGTGGGCTCTTTAAGATGTTTCTTCTGAAATGACGAACATGTGGTTGAACTGGTTTCTTGAGGACGGTGCTTATGTCATGTTTCGACACACAACATTATTCAGCTTTGTCACAGTGAAATCCTCAGAAAAGACGTCTGTGATGGTATCAAAACCAAACTGAATTCTTTTGTTAGGAGGGAGGAACAAGATGATAGATGTGTGAAATTCTCATCCTTCTATAAATTCACTCATCAAAAATATCTGAATTTAGTTTCGTCATATCTGTCACATAGAAATGATCACATTCAAGAGTGTTCAGTTCACCCAACTTTAAAGATCACAACAGAAAACGTTATTAACTTGTTTTAATAGATCAGAACAGAAAAAatcacaaactataattgatcAATGCCTGGTGTTAAATATGTTaatctgcatgtgtgtgtgtgtgtgtgtttgagagaaaCATTTTGTTCTTCACATGATCATCCCTCCGCCCATAATCTCCATTCTCTGTGGACATAATAGAGAAGCAGATGTGTGAGACAGCACATCTGTTTGGATTCATTCCAGACACTCAGAAACAGGTTTATGGATTATTCATGTACCTGGGGCGGTTCTATGAACGCCAGCCAATCAGACGAGTGTGTTGGGAGGAGCCCCATTGATTGACACTTGTAGATGGCCAGTGCTGAACCCAGCAGATTCCCGATGAGATAAACCAAACCCTGTAACCACTGCTGACTCGAGCTCTCCAACAACTTAAACGctgccaaacaaacacacacatttctgtctTTTGAGTCGGAGATTAAAACAATGACTGTAAACATTAATTACTAATGTCACGCATTAAAACACAGAAAgtgttttatatatacagtatatatagtatatagacTGATATTAttactgaaatatttttttttacagttgctACTTTTGGATCCTGACATACATTTGAAATGATAATGCCTTAGAAATGTCTATTCCTTTTTTCTTATAAATACACTCTCGGTTAGGGCTGTgcgatattaaagaaaaatgcgataacatgctaaataatgcaatatCCGATACAATATTTCTTTTTCTATCTGCATCAACCTAAAACTTATAGACTTTACTCCACTTGGCAgtatgtaaacactggtccagaagcacttccggtttcagttttaTTAGTTTAAATCTCACATATATAACTGAAACTTTAAGATATTTGGTTAAAATGTTTCGGTCAGTTGCATTTTGTTCAACCATTGTGtggtttaaaaaaactgaaacaggaagttcttttggACCAGCATTGTATACgtcatccaaagtggtctatacgtaactttttacattttttaaataattcagttATAGCACGATATTGCCATATTCATACTGCGATATGCACATCAGCGGTTTTCAATCATTTCGATATATTGCCCAGCCATACTAATGGTCCAAAGTTTTGTGACAtgtgagtgaaatgtttctccttattttttaaaacttttgatcTCAAGgcgtatgcttaaatgtctgaaattagtttagtagattcaaatataattttgcaaacaaccattttatttaatacaaaaatgtttttgaaatggatgactttgactgaatgatgaag
This region of Triplophysa rosa linkage group LG1, Trosa_1v2, whole genome shotgun sequence genomic DNA includes:
- the LOC130556500 gene encoding lysophospholipid acyltransferase LPCAT4-like — translated: MTSSCDDGHTRHPFIHSVDLTAALRIRGILLGWILFPIRTMLTTLFFLLMWPIARLRLAGLSEAERAVPVRGWRRWFFHPIMVFLSRAAFFCVGFLWIKVKGRQADLKDAPVLAVAPHSTFLDMFVLPVTGLPTVVSRSENARLPVIGALLEFNQSVLVSRKDPESRKKCVSQIRERITSDGRWPQMLMFPEGTTTNGRVLIKFKPGAFLAGVPVQPVLLHYPNNSDTVRWTWKGTTWFEALWHTMSQLYTSVTVEFLPVYTPSEEEKENPDLYAENVQKLMAK